Proteins encoded together in one Plasmodium cynomolgi strain B DNA, chromosome 9, whole genome shotgun sequence window:
- a CDS encoding dynein light chain type 2 (putative): MDGSSKGNTKNEESNDNEKNNKEENKINVGGFQFFANTCEEKLKHFLENYFSAKSRADLTFKAENQVVGIPTGGSAQISGGADGKEGHTNCSSNDHAGNDHVANDSSNENEDEQENYFEKKPPIKSNYDKMAINLVDEVQQFIKPYVNERHKIVVQGIIGENKKQGIHVASKSLWNVETDNYISAKYVNDFIFVTVMVFLLYNE, from the exons ATGGATGGAAGTAGTAAAGGCAACACgaaaaatgaggagagtAACGacaatgagaaaaataacaaggaggagaataaaataaatgtgggGGGGTTTCAATTCTTTGCTAATACGTGCGAAGAGAagttaaaacattttttggaaaattatttcagCGCAAAAAGCAGAGCGGATTTAACCTTCAAAGCGGAAAATCAAGTGGTGGGAATACCCACGGGGGGGAGTGCTCAGATCAGTGGGGGAGCAGATGGAAAGGAGGGACACACAAACTGCAGTAGTAATGACCATGCTGGAAATGACCATGTGGCGAATGACTCCTCCAACGAGAACGAAGACGAGCAAGAAAAttactttgaaaaaaaaccccCCATCAAAAGCAATTACGACAAAATGGCCATCAACCTGGTGGACGAAGTGCAGCAGTTCATAAAGCCCTACGTCAATGAGCGGCACAAAATTGTCGTCCAAGGAATTATCGGGGAGAACAAGAAGCAGGGG ATTCACGTTGCCTCCAAGTCCCTCTGGAACGTCGAAACAGATAACTACATTTCGGCGAAGTACGTCAacgatttcatttttgtcaccGTGATGGTCTTCCTTTTGTACAACGagtga
- a CDS encoding rhomboid-like protease 1 (putative), with amino-acid sequence MSNIHTLAEYRDDYGENLPFNRTPEFYQSQSSFIQRSKPIDVVNLIFPHFTWKSFIMAVSIIQIIVFIISVSIKPADFLTPSDSLLITLGANVASRIKQGEIHRLILPIFLHANIFHTFFNVFFQLRMGFTLEKNYGIVKVIILYFLTGIYGNILSSSVTYCPIKVGASTSGMGLLGVVTSELLLLWHIIRHRERVIFNVIFFSLISFFYYFTFNGSNIDHVGHLGGLLSGISMGILYNSQMENKPSWYDHMKIVSYSCLALLAIVPPIVLFTVPRTC; translated from the exons ATGAGCAACATCCACACCCTAGCCGAGTACAGGGACGACTACGGGGAAAATCTCCCCTTCAACAGAA CACCAGAGTTCTATCAGTCCCAGAGTAGCTTCATACAAAGATCGAAACCCATTGATGTAGTAAATCTCATATTTCCGCACTTCACCTGGAAGAGTTTTATCATGGCTGTGTCCATAATAcaaataattgtttttataatatcagTTAGTATAAAGCCCGCCGATTTTTTGACTCCTTCTG actCCCTCCTGATAACGCTAGGAGCGAATGTGGCTTCCAGGATAAAGCAAGGAGAAATTCACAGATTGATTCTGcccatatttttacatgcgAACATAtttcacacattttttaatgtgtTTTTCCAGTTAAGAATGGGATTTACGTTGGAGAAAAATTACGGCATTGTGAAGgttattattctttatttcttGACAGGCATATATGGAAACATATTATCCTCCTCTGTTACTTACTGCCCTATCAAAGTTGGTGCAAGCACCTCCGGCATGGGATTACTGGGCGTTGTAACATCTGAATTATTGCTACTATGGCATATTATTAGACATAGAGAGAGAGTCATTTTTAAcgttatctttttttctttaatttcttttttttactattttacaTTTAACGGGTCGAATATTGATCATGTTGGTCATTTGGGAGGATTGCTCTCAG GCATATCCATGGGCATACTCTACAACagccaaatggaaaacaaGCCGTCCTGGTACGACCACATGAAAATAGTTTCCTATTCCTGCTTAGCTCTGTTAGCCATCGTCCCTCCGATTGTTTTGTTTACCGTACCGCGCACCTGCTAA
- a CDS encoding GTPase activator protein (putative) translates to MRINFFKEKNKIKLNKNFDLDSDNAFSNANPESNNYLTANSDNEYDHYGFEKNKEYPAESTTDKRALEKHKKKIEKRWQLYFTFKRDIKKSYYLKTLIRKGIPDKLRPDIWPYLLDSMVLYLKYPTIYEKCLNSELEAKVLSQIELDIIRTFPHNKNYRMNSPGLIQLRNVLHAFAVYKPKINYCQHEFYRRHRVNIFKGRISLLVNYYYNNEMRGLRRDIIVIEELIRTKLPDVHLRLKEFDVDLSWICSEWLLCLFCTAFPITTTLRIWDCLFYEGDKIIFRITLALFKMNQEKLIELNSLESILLLFKETTKNMVECDKLMYIAFNEIGVLKKKNIKKLRAKAEGIIKSGVT, encoded by the exons atgagaataaatttcttcaaagaaaaaaacaagattAAATTGAATAAGAACTTCGACCTCGACTCAGACAATGCTTTTTCTAATGCCAACCCGGAATCGAATAACTACCTGACGGCCAACAGTG ATAACGAATATGATCATTATGGGTTCGAGAAGAATAAAGAATACCCAGCCGAATCTACTACTGATAAACGGGCACTAGAGAagcataagaaaaaaattgaaaaaag GTGGCAGTTATATTTTACCTTCAAAagggacataaaaaaaagttactacCTAAAAACGCTAATTAGAAAGGGCATTCCGGACAAGCTAAG ACCGGACATATGGCCGTACCTGTTAGATAGCATGGTGCTGTACCTGAAGTATCCTACCATATATGAAAA ATGCCTAAACAGTGAACTCGAGGCGAAAGTCCTCAGTCAAATTGAGTTGGATATAATCCGAACCTTCCCACATAATAAAAAC TACCGGATGAACTCCCCCGGATTAATTCAGCTGAGGAACGTCCTGCACGCCTTTGCTGTTTATAAGcccaaaataaattactgCCAG CATGAATTTTATCGCCGCCATCgcgttaatatttttaaaggaagAATTAGCCTTTTGGTCAATT ATTATTACAACAACGAAATGAGGGGGCTTCGTAGGGACATTATCGTCATAGAAGAATTGATACGAACGAAGTTGCCGGATGTGCACTTGCGTTTAAA AGAATTCGACGTTGACCTTTCCTGGATTTGTTCCGAGTGGCTGTTGTGCTTATTTTGCACGGCCTTTCCG ATCACCACGACGTTACGCATATGGGACTGCCTCTTCTACGAAGGAGACAAAATTATCTTCAGAATCACATTGGCCTTGTTTAAAATGAAtcaggaaaaattaattgaaTTAAATTCATTAGAGTCCATcctattattatttaaggAGACAACCAAAAATATG GTCGAATGCGACAAACTGATGTACATCGCTTTCAACGAAATAGGtgtgctgaaaaaaaagaacatcaAAAAGTTGAGGGCGAAAGCTGAAGGCATCATAAAAAGTGGCGTAACATAA